The Trichosurus vulpecula isolate mTriVul1 chromosome 4, mTriVul1.pri, whole genome shotgun sequence genome contains a region encoding:
- the LOC118845895 gene encoding uncharacterized protein LOC118845895, giving the protein MPVQPSNAGNRTGPAQLPHLDNQRTAKFSLDNKWHGRATVLPLLCPEYKSRTAADWAQPEQFKATSFSSTNLFEAPLDSAERVEAPSGPEHLPKILQACDYQNEELLHFNQQSTAIPRPDRLAEVLPCSYSQTKAIATPLTCPSYQTEALTNSRHWARTKALMSENLNQHRAKVTPLPCLDHRSRATAVTASDLNPWIKTSARKASDHPSKLTASLQGPDCNTRAMATSSSQCSHCSKDINSGSPCSKPYVVSTPSLVIMGKAITVGSSDTKIQSKPKPSTSESLYNRHKTTSMSLCVSYHQARTPPGPDYKSKGFSISLPLSNPQVMSSPCSENCAKVSSNLKSQFINSSGISHWVEALPQSNCWAIPRIVSSSHCEDPSGPCEDGEATLDYICQATSKQGFDRVSTTPSGLDHHAELQVHQTQQDTTGRSLNNCNNALLGFTSSDTDHWAEIQLTSDVWDTPLQSPNR; this is encoded by the coding sequence ATGCCTGTGCAACCATCAAACGCTGGCAACAGGACAGGGCCTGCACAATTACCACATCTTGACAACCAAAGAACGGCAAAATTCTCCCTGGATAATAAATGGCATGGCAGGGCCACAGTTTTGCCCTTACTTtgtcctgagtacaaatccaggaCAGCTGCTGATTGGGCACAACCAGAGCAATTCAAAGCAACTTCGTTCAGTTCCACCAACTTGTTTGAAGCTCCACTGGACTCCGCCGAACGAGTGGAGGCACCTTCGGGTCCTGAACACCTTCCTAAGATTCTGCAGGCCTGTGACTATCAGAATGAGGAGTTACTACACTTCAACCAGCAGTCTACAGCAATACCACGTCCTGACCGCCTAGCTGAGGTTCTACCTTGCTCTTACTCCCAGACAAAGGCCATTGCTACACCATTAACATGCCCTAGTTATCAAACAGAGGCTTTGACAAATTCCAGACACTGGGCCAGGACTAAAGCTCTCATGTCAGAAAATCTCAACCAACACAGAGCCAAGGTGACACCATTACCATGTCTTGATCACCGGTCCAGGGCCACAGCTGTAACAGCTTCAGACCTGAACCCCTGGATCAAGACTTCAGCTCGAAAAGCTTCTGATCACCCCTCCAAGTTAACAGCTTCATTACAAGGCCCTGATTGCAACACTAGGGCCATGGCTACCTCTTCATCACAATGCAGTCACTGTTCCAAGGACATAAACTCAGGTTCACCATGCTCCAAACCCTATGTTGTATCCACACCTTCACTAGTCATAATGGGAAAAGCTATAACTGTGGGGTCATCAGACACAAAGATCCAAAGTAAGCCAAAACCTTCAACATCAGAATCTTTATATAACAGGCATAAGACTACTTCTATGTCCCTCTGTGTCTCCTACCATCAAGCTAGGACACCGCCAGGCCCTGATTATAAATCTAAGGGGTTTTCTATATCACTACCACTCTCTAACCCCCAAGTCATGTCTTCACCATGCTCTGAAAACTGTGCTAAGGTTTCATCCAACCTAAAGAGTCAGTTTATTAATTCATCAGGGATTTCCCATTGGGTGGAGGCCCTACCACAGAGTAATTGCTGGGCCATACCTCGAATAGTCTCCAGCAGTCATTGTGAAGATCCTTCAGGCCCATGTGAAGATGGGGAAGCCACTCTGGATTATATTTGCCAGGCAACATCTAAACAAGGCTTTGACAGAGTTTCCACAACTCCATCAGGCCTAGACCACCATGCTGAACTTCAAGTGCATCAGACCCAGCAGGATACAACTGGACGGTCTCTAAACAATTGTAATAATGCTCTGCTAGGCTTTACTTCATCGGACACGGATCACTGGGCTGAAATTCAATTAACCTCTGATGTCTGGGATACACCCCTCCAAAGTCCTAATCGATAA